A genomic stretch from Gammaproteobacteria bacterium includes:
- the rpsU gene encoding 30S ribosomal protein S21, which produces MPNIRVKENEPFDVAIRRFRRACEKAGVLTEVRRREFYEKPTTVRKRKAAAAVKRHLKRLSKDNARRVRLY; this is translated from the coding sequence ATGCCCAATATTCGTGTCAAGGAAAACGAACCCTTCGATGTCGCCATCCGGCGCTTTCGTCGCGCCTGCGAAAAGGCCGGCGTCCTAACCGAGGTTCGCCGCAGGGAGTTCTACGAGAAGCCCACGACCGTCAGAAAGCGCAAGGCCGCCGCGGCGGTGAAGCGGCACCTCAAGCGTCTGTCCAAGGATAACGCCCGCCGCGTGCGCCTCTACTAG